Proteins from a genomic interval of Chloroflexota bacterium:
- a CDS encoding flavodoxin family protein: MKVLGVVCSPRKGGNTELLVQEALTGAQDRGAETDLVTVWDKDIKPCDGCLSCEKTGKCHIQDGVQEIYPKLVEADGIVWGTPVYFWSATAQAKILIDRSYALYTNNNRLTNKVSGVISVGASLGNLGVWNLFNTFFSVHHMLSTDFVYGYARNKGDIRKDKHAMKASRELGRQIVLIAEQKFKYPEEYDVAIYRYVKREYGVDNCVGRDRFTD; encoded by the coding sequence ATGAAGGTTTTAGGTGTTGTATGCAGCCCTCGAAAAGGGGGAAATACCGAACTCCTGGTGCAGGAAGCTCTAACCGGAGCACAGGACCGCGGAGCAGAGACCGATCTGGTAACGGTCTGGGATAAAGATATTAAACCTTGCGACGGTTGTTTATCATGTGAAAAGACCGGTAAATGCCACATTCAAGATGGCGTACAGGAGATTTATCCCAAACTGGTAGAGGCCGATGGCATTGTCTGGGGTACACCGGTTTACTTCTGGAGCGCGACCGCTCAAGCTAAGATTCTTATTGACCGTTCCTATGCCCTATATACAAATAACAACAGGTTGACCAATAAGGTCAGTGGCGTGATATCTGTCGGAGCGAGTTTGGGAAATCTGGGCGTGTGGAATCTATTCAATACTTTCTTTTCAGTACACCACATGCTTTCAACCGACTTCGTATATGGTTATGCCAGAAATAAAGGAGATATTCGCAAGGATAAGCACGCCATGAAAGCGTCAAGAGAACTGGGCAGGCAAATTGTATTGATTGCGGAGCAGAAGTTCAAATACCCGGAAGAGTATGATGTTGCTATCTATCGCTATGTCAAAAGAGAGTACGGAGTCGACAATTGCGTTGGCAGGGATAGATTCACTGATTAA
- a CDS encoding EthD domain-containing protein, whose product MVKLVSIFSLKPGVDPDEVYKVWREKHTSWVKDKMLPKAKRYTINRLIHKYPLAGGTTAQFDIFGYEMIWFDNLESALRTAERLQSAQPEEFLVKFIKTCKMVIVEGENIKL is encoded by the coding sequence ATGGTAAAGCTCGTATCAATATTTAGCCTAAAACCAGGTGTTGACCCGGATGAGGTATACAAGGTGTGGCGCGAAAAGCATACTTCATGGGTAAAAGACAAAATGCTACCCAAGGCAAAAAGATATACAATTAATAGACTCATCCACAAATATCCACTGGCTGGCGGGACTACCGCCCAATTTGATATCTTCGGCTATGAAATGATTTGGTTTGACAATTTGGAATCTGCCTTAAGAACTGCAGAACGATTGCAAAGTGCTCAGCCAGAGGAATTTCTAGTTAAATTCATTAAAACCTGTAAGATGGTCATAGTTGAGGGAGAGAATATTAAACTCTAG